In the Balaenoptera musculus isolate JJ_BM4_2016_0621 chromosome 20, mBalMus1.pri.v3, whole genome shotgun sequence genome, GAGCCAGCCAGACCTAGGTTCAGATCGTGAcactgccatttactagctgtgtaccCGTGGATAATTCATTTAGCCTCTCAGAAGCTCAGTTCCTGGTCTATGAACAAGCTGCTACTTACTGTGTAGAATAGTGGAAAGGTCTgaaatataaatactttaaatagaaTAGGTGCTAATGCTGGTCTTTGTCATCTCTGTATCCTGAGTGAGCATCACCCCATAGGCAGTATGAAGGGGTCTGGAGATGTGAGGGAAGTCCCAGTTGTTTCAAACTCCTGGAGAAATCTCTTTGGTCCAGAAAACATCCTTGGAGGGATCAAGACCAAGACCAGACAGCCCGTCTCTCACAATTAAGGCAGTACAACTTGGGGGAGAACCCAGGATCTCTATCCATCCTTGCCTCTATATTCCCATCTCAGTTCTTCAAATCAAGTCCGTCTCTGATCCAGCCACTTATGTCCAGAGGAATGAAAAGACTGAATTGAGGTAAGGGCTCCCCTCCATCTGATCTTTCATTACTTTCCAGTGTTTGAGCTCCAGCCTGGAACTCAGCAGATGGGGGGTTAAGACCGATGCCCTGTCctatctcctctcctctccattccTGACTTCAAAGTCTCCATAAAGCCGGACACTGCTTCCCTGACCCCATAGTGGCAGCTCCATCCTCAGCTCTTGGCTGATTCAAAGCAGCAGACGCTGAGCCCTGGCTGGGCTGCTTGCACTCCACTTTCTAGCCGTCTCCTAGGGTAAGCACCGGCGTGCTGAGGACCTGTGGGGCCAGCAGTCTTTGCTCCTCCAGGAGAGGAGAGGCAACTAGGAATAGAAGTCACCTCAAGCAGGGACTTTGTCTCGTGGTTAGACTTAGAAGGCACCCGGCAGGCAGAACCCCTGGCCTAAGGACCAGGACTCTGGGACTCCATCTAGTTTTTGATCAGAGCAGACATTTACAGGGTTAGCAAGTAAAGCCATAGGGGTTCCAGCACAGGGATAAGGCAGGGGGTTGGTACCTGCAAAGAACCCGGCAAGAGATGGACTTAGAGACAGGAGAACAGCTCAGGGACCAGAATTTGTTCCATTAGACTTAACATCCAAAATCTACACAAAATTATACACAGATACATGCCTAATTGTTTCAATCTCTGGCTCTCGTGAGTCAGTAACCAGTGCTGTAACTGTCTGGGATGGCTCTGGCTGCCTGGGGCCAGATCTTCCTCTGCAGCTCCATCAGGGACAACCATCACAGACTCAAGGCCAGTGGGGGACCCAATGTTAAAGGCCTGTTCCTCCCACCCTCATCTGTGGATTTTTCCAGCTGCTTTTCTTGGCCCAAGGATCACACCCGTAGGGACAGAGATGGTAGAGGGGGAGGCAGAGAAAACAGTGAAGCTGGAATGAGCTGGGCAAGAGGCAGATGCtgggaggaagagacagagaaatggcTCCAGCCATCTGAGACAGGACACCCAGGACATCTTTTTAAGTAGTGTCTGTGTTGGGCATGGTAAGAGAGGTCTCAGCAGTCcacttcttccttcccaccctAGACTGGGAATTGGAGTTCTTCCTGCCTCCTTCTAGGACCGATCTGAAGCCTAGGAGCCCCAGCTGCTAACATCTGGGGGCAGGATCATGTCTGCTAACAAAGGCTCGTGGGCACCACCTGAGGGTGAGGACAGCATGTCTCAGAAGTTCCTGAGGAAGACCAGGGAGTCTCTGCTGGTGCCTATAGGTGAGTGGGAGACGAAGGAATGGGGGCCGAGGAGGGGGCCTTCTCTCAGAGAACATGTCTCCTAGTCCTTTCAAAGAATGAAGCACAGAACTCAAGTGGTCCTACCCATCGAATAATCAACAGCTAGAAGAGAAGTGAACCAACAGCAAAGGTGCCGAGGGACTAAGGGAAACGTCCTGACAATGAAACGAAGGAGTCTGGATGGCTGGAGGTGGCAGCCAACCAAGCGCATGGGATACCAACACCAGAGTCAGGATGGGCAGGAGCAGTTTGGGGTCCCCCAGGGCTCCCTTCCCCCTGGCCCTGGGAGGTTAGAACAGCTGTGGGGGCCGGCAGCAGTTGGAGAAGAGCTAAGGGGGGTGGGAGAGTCATGATGATGGGCTATTTGTACAGGGAGGAGGGGAGTCATTGGAGGGAAGCACTTTGTAAATATCTTTGAGAAGAAACAACTCAATGTTCTAATGATAGCCTCTCCTCACCCCACTGCCAGCCCCAAAGCAGTAGCAGGAGGGCAGCTGATTATCCAGATGCCCAGCCTGCCTAGTGAGGTGTCTCTCACCAGGAGAGCGATGTACTTGGTGACTGAGGTCCAAGGGGTCATGTTCTCTGCCTACATAGGCTTAGGGGGCTGTGTGGTGGTGGCAGCATGCAGGATTTACCGGCTGAAGGCTCGTGGTTCCACCAAGATGTCCACACACCTGATTCACACCCGAGTGGCAGCACAGGCCTGTGCTGTGGGTGCGATCATGCTGGGTGAGCAGCTGGTGGGGTCATGGGAGAATGAGGGCAAAACTGATTAGGCAAAATCTGGCTGTGAGTCCTGACAGTTAAGGGACCATGAGTTCAGTCCCTGTTCCCTATACCAAGCTCCACAGCAAGTCCTTGGTGAGGCCCTCATACCGAGAGTTTCAGGGTTCCCCGTTTAATCTCCTGTGTTCCAGGGGAAGATGCACAGTCTGTTTCGTGAGTTTGTCCTAGAAGTGAGAAAAACCATGCAGCAGAACCTATGctgaatttcttttcctctctggatCGAAAGACAGAcagctacttactagctgtgcgaCAGTGGAcaaatctctttctctcacagCTTTCCCACGTGCAACATGATGGTAACCACCCCAGCTTGCCTCCCTCATGTACTGCCGTGAGGTTTCTCAGATAATATACGTGAAAGTACTTTGTGAAGTGTTAAATGGGATGTTTCCCCAGGCTGTGCGGCCAGGTGTTTGTAGCAGCTGTTGTGACCTTGGGCGGAAAGATAAGCAGCAAAGCTGGACTCCCAAGGGGATAGCTAGTGCTGGACCCCCAGGACTCTGGAACACCTGAGAGAGCCAGAGGATGGGTGGAGGGTGTGATGTCATGGGgccttttcccttctccctcacaCAGGTGCTGTGTACACGATGTACAGAGACTACATCAAGAGAACCGCGCAGTATGCTGGGGAGAAGTAGGACTCCTACAGGCCTGGGGCAGTCAGACCTCTTCGATCAACCCCTGGTATGCACCTAATAAAGCAGTCTAAGGCAAATCAACAGTCTCTTCTTCACACAGACGAGAGCAGAGTAAGGGATTGGTAGTGGCTGGTAGGAGGACTTAGAGCAAAGGGCTGGAAATCAAAGAGTTCTGGCCCCCAGCTCCAGGGCAAGGAGAATCCtcaggggcagaggaggaggtgtAGCCCTCTGATCCCAGAGACCCAACAACTCCCAAGCCCCCTCAGGTGCCATCCGCCAGGAATGGGAGCTGGGGACAGTAAAGAGGCCTCAGTGCTCATGGGAACACTGAGTGAAGAGGCAGGCGTTCCTCCCCGCACAGGCCGCCTCCCTGGGGACCAGGCAGGAAGAAGGCTGCAGCTGGGAGCAGAGTCAGTGGGGCCTCATGGGAGACAACACAGATCCAGAGCCCAAGTGCCAGGATGAGCCCGTGCTGGAGGGAAGGGGGCGGAGCGGTGGGGATGAAAAGAACGGAGCAAGGCAGAGGTCAGGATGTTCTGTTCATTTATAAACCATGTCTAAGGTCAAacttttatacaaaaaaaaataaaataaaataaaaatccacgtAAATCCTGACGACAGGGCCCCCTTGGGCTTCAACACTGccatcccttctccttccctgagCCCAAGCTCCTCTCTGTTCTCTGGGAATGGAGCCAGGCAGAGGCCACAGGAGGAACCAGGAAGCCAAACGCTCCTCCCTCTGGGTTGGAGGTTGGAGGCTCTGGGCTTGTTAAGGGCGGCCACAGCAGTCCCAGACACGCTCTGACAGCACGGAGTCCAAGTCCCACCAGGTCCTCGCTTCAAAGTCCAGGACGCAGCCCAGCGCAGGGAGCAGGAGCTGCCAGGAGTCCAGGCGCTCACATGGGGTAATTGAGCACAACATCCTGCTTGGCGAGCTCCAGCAACATAGGATCATCGAAGAACTTGCTGATGCTGACGTCTTCACTCAGGCCCTGCAGAGTGGGGGCAAATGCAAGGATGAGCCCTGCGTGACCGAGCTGTGCTTGAGTGCGGGGAGCGGGTGGGGGCCAAGTGTCGGCGGAGCTGCTTCGGGAGCCCTGCCTTTAGGGTAGTGTCCCAGGGCAGGGGAAGGCGCTCCCTTCCCAGGCACGCAGCCCCGGGTCTGGTTGCCTGAAGCCTATACAGATCGTGACTCTCCACGCTGTGCTGTGAAATGCTTTCAGTCTTTGGCAGAAGGGTCCAAAAGCAAGAAATGAAGAGAGATCCAACTCCTGGCAAGACccttgggggtggagggatggcCGTGGGTCTGAGGGACACGTACCTTCCTACGACGGGTTTTGATCATGAATTCTCGGGCCAGGTGGGGTGCTGGCTGCGGCTCCAAGGGACGGATGACAATGCTCTTGTCCAGAGGATCACCGGGTACAATCTGAAAGGCAAAGTGGTTTCATCAGATGGTCCAGGCCGACCTCCCAGAGCATCCGGCCTAGCAGCAGGGCCCTTCTCTAGGATGACGGCGATCCCCCTTGGGGCCTGGAGAGGAACAGGTCAGAGGGGATGACCTTGCAGAGGTGGGGACCATTGCGGCCAGCCTGCATTGTTTTCTTACCTGCCAATGGTGGAAGACAGACAAGGAAAAGGCCTGCCCCTGCGTGTGAGTCCGCAGATCGGTCTCAAAGCCAAAAGAGTCGATGGCAGGGATGAAAGCTTTGATGGTGTAGAGAGGGGAGCCTGGGATGGGTGCATCCTGAGTCACATGCCCcctgagacagaaaagaaaggctGAGTCCCTAGTCCTGAAGAGGCCAAAAGCAGAGAAGTAGTGTACCCCCAAATGTTGACCATCAAAGAAAATAACCACAAGTGCGCTACAGAGGGCAGAAACGGCTCTCGGCCTAGTTCCCTGTGGAAGTCAAAGGGGCAGCAACCTCTGGGCAAGAGTACAACATTGACGAGACAAGGTCCTGTAGACATTCCCACCACTGACACACCCCAGGAATACTTGCCCCAGGAGCTCTCTGAGGGGGTAGCCCAAGGAGAAATCTCAAATTATAATCTGTGGTAAGGCTGGAGATTGCCTCATTCCTTTCCTACTTCCTTCTAAAAACCGTGGTTTCAGGAGTGGAGAGTGTGGGGTCCagtccctcctcctccacagcGAGGTTCCTTCTTGCTGGGCTTGTGCTCGCTGCCCCTCCCTAACGTGCCTGGGCAGCTCACCTGCGTCTGGCCAGGACAGTATAAACAGCAGAAACACAATCTGCGGGAGCCTGGACCTCTACGAAGTAGTAGGGCTCCATCAGACGAGGGGTGGCCTGCGAGAGAGCCAGAAGGAAGGGTTCCTCAGCTTGGGGAAGGCTGAGGACCGAGAACCCAGGTAAAGGGAAGGCTGGGGGACAGTAGCCTCGAGGCCCCACTTAATGCCCTGCGGGAGGACAGCCCTACTCGCTCACCATGAGGAAGGCAGAGTAGACGACTCTTCTGGCCGTGGGGATGATTTGGCCCCCACCCCGGTGCAGGGGCTCCTGGGCAACCACTGCATCCAGGATCTTAAACTTGACATTTCGAATCACtggaaaggagaagggggagCCGACTGCTGAGTGGTTCTGGTGCTAGTCAAGGGCGCACGGGCAGAGCAGCAAGGAGCCTCTGCAGCACTGCAGCTGTCTTGTAGCCATGAAAGATACGGTACAGAATCAGCCTGCAGATGCGCGTTCTAATAGCATATGCGGGGGTGTGAAGGTAAGCATATGTTCTCAGTGTTGGTTTCAGGCCACGTTCAGACAGCATAAAGTGTCCCTAGAAGTTTATGTGTTTCTTTTCcagatatttaattattttgggaTGTAGAGTAAGTTCTAGGAATTGCACATTTGTCCCTACTAAGTCCAATCCTGGTCTATAAACCACTCCAATCCCATCCCCCTGATACCCTTCCTGAAACACATTCCAGAAATGAGGAGCAAATGTCAATCTAGACGTGACTTCCATTTCTAAGGTGTACCAAGCAGTAGCACCAGGatagggaaggagaagggaggaagctgGCCCAGGACATGGGAAGGCCCTGTGGGCCCCAAGCTGCTTCTCCTGCTGGGTCCCAAAGATGAGCCCACCCCACCTCATACACCCAGATGCAAGGACCCTAGAGGCCTGGGGTGGCAAAGGCAGAGGCGCTGGTGGACTTACACTCATCACAGAGGGGCCCCTCCCTGGTTCCCCACTGGAAACCTTGAACGATGCTGTCCTTCACCGAGCCGAGAAGAGCCTTGTCCACCTGCACAAAACATGAGGGCCCCTTAGCAGTGACCCTGGCAATAGCCGAAGAGTTTAGAGGGAGGAGGAGGTAGGTACACCAGTAAAAGGATACTCTTCTTCACCAGAACATACAAAATACTTTTGGGAAAAATAAGAACACTTTGTAGTTTCTTCCACTCAAGAGCTAGGAGAAGGCCACATGGCTTCCATTAGTTCTGTACCTCAGAGGGCAGGGTATCATCCACCAGGATGTTGGGGCCGGTGGCATCAGGGCCAAAAGCCCAGATGGAACGGGCAGCCAGCAGATCCCAGTCGTACTTGGTCTGGAAGAACTCTCCCAGCTTcttcctgggggaggaggagaaaacgGTCACATCAGACAGTTCTGTGATTGCCCGTTCCTGAGGCCACAGATCCTGCTTTTCTGGGTAACAGTCGCCTCAGCCTACCTACACTGTGCCAGGACCATAGCGAGAAGGGGGAGACAAAATCAATTCCTAGAGTGAGGGATGTGTCATGCTAGAGACTCATCAGGTAAGCTGTTCGGCCCTGGAATCAGAGCCACGTTCTCACCTGTTCCATGTGATCTGGACCACCTCGTTCTCTATGTCCTCAGCGAGGCCCTTCTCAAGAGGCTCAGCAATCATGGTGATCTTGTTCCTAGTCAGAAAGGAAATGGGTAATGAGGAGGGTCAGCAGGTTGACCCTCTAGTCAGAAAGGAAATGGGTTCTGAGCAGGGTCAGAAGGGTTGTTCCTAAGAAAGGGTGACAAAGGAAAGAGCTAAGGCAGCGACATCAGTGAAAGCCACAGGAGCAGAGTAGAGCAAAAAGGGCTCATCTTCTTTCATTTGAATCTATcactctttaaaaaagtaaaatttggggcattgttttaaaaagctttaaacagTATTAGTTATTAAACAGTGAAACAGTAGAGTTGCTGCTAGGGAAAATTTTAAGATGGTCATattatacagagagaaaaagtggCAATTATGAAACCACTGGGAGTAACTAAGGCAAAGAATTCCACAGCATCGTGTCCAAAGGCATAATGAGAGGGCTGGGGTAAAACTCAAGTATCCTAAGCACCCTCATCCCAAGACTTAGGGGCCTCTATTTGTGATTGGGGTAGAGGTGGGGACAGGGGAAAGTGACCCCTGTCAGTCCCAGGGTCACTATGACCCCCAGCTTACTTCTTATTGGgagtttcagcaaagcacttgaGGGAGGATGTTTCCACGACTGTCTCACAAAACGTGACAACGGGGTCAGCCAcctgagaaacaaaataaactgtTAGGCAAGGTCTAACTGTTGGGAGGACGACCTTCTGCCAAAGGGGATTCCAAGGTTCCCTTGATGCTACCTCTGTGAGAACCCCTGTCTTAATCAGCGTTAGCGACAAGTACCATAGCAGGCTCAGGCTAAAAGTCTGTACCTAAACTAAGAAGCCTGGAAAACAGTGTAGTGCACAATTTATGTTCCTGAGCCAAAAGTAAGTGGAGATCGGTTTAGGGCCTAAATTATAGTCTCCCAGGGTATCTTTCAATATCCATACAGCCGTCCCACTAGCATTCACTAAACACCATGGGCCTGTCAGAGCTCTGCCTTGACACGCTGACTGGCGAGCGCCCGTTCCATCCTCAACCCACGACCTCCGGGCAGCACAGCTCCCCCCCGAAGCCCCCACATGGCCTACTCCTGGAAAAACGCAGCGTCTTCTACAGCACCAGCCCTGGGCTAAGAGGGGCATTTGAGGGCACTCACTCCCACGACCACCACCCATGGCCCTGGAGAAAATGTGTGTGTCCACTGAGACCAAGGCTGTGCGACGGGCAGTTTAACTGAGGGGCTACATTAAGATCTCACCACGAGTCCAGAAGAGCCAGTCCCCACGCTCCCCTCGGAACCATCCACTCTGAGCCCTAATCACCATAGATGGCTTAGCTGTGCAACCATTTTCTTAACAGAAGATCAAGAATAACTTTGGCTTGGGAGCCTTGGCTCTGAACGTTTGACACTGAGAATAACCCCCACCGCAGGAGGCAAACTGGATTTCCAACCCTTCCCACACAGGGAGCAACAGGTCATGCTTTTCCCACACAGATCTCCTCCCCTGGCGCACCCTTCTCCCCTTGGACCTTCCTGGGGACTCAAGGGTTTGGCTGCTTGTAAAATCAGCCTGGAGCTGTGAGCCAAGCTCCTGGCCAAGCAGGAGCCAAAGAAAGGAGCGGCTGCTTCACCTTGATGTCTATCTCCGAGTACATCTTCCGCAAATCGTGCATCACACAGTCCAGGTAGAGCTCCCCAGTACCCAGGATCACGTGCTCGCCAGATTCTTCCACCTGAAACACAACGACCCTGGTGGTCACAGCCTGGACTCTCTTGTGGCAGCAACAGCAGACAGAGACAGCATGAAGGCTAGAACCCAGGAGGAGGTGCCCAAGCCCACTATCAGAAAGGCCACTGGCCAGTGTTGGTTCCAGCCTCTTCAGGAAGGATCAGCGGGGAGCAGTGACCTACGAGTCAGTCCTCAAGACACCTGGACCGCTGAGCACAGTGCTACTGGATGTGAGGTCACGGACTGAATTAACATCTTAGCCATTTAGGGAAAACCCTGCTCTGCCCGTGGATATAAGCTGACCCTGTAGCCCTGGCCAACTCCTCAGAAAGCTATGCTGGCAGGCTCAGAGTGACTCACTTTTCCCTGTGTGTTTTCTGGAAAATCAATTCAAAGTGTACTTTCCAGGAATCACCTTTCCTATCTAAAGATGCTTGTGTAAGATGCATACACACGTGCGTACAGGCCCATACACACAAACAGGGGTCTTGTACTGCCTTCAAATGACAATTAACAGACAGGGACCAGTCCCTCACGTAGGCTGCCGGAAGCAGCAGATCAGAGCCACCCGGTGGACACGAGGCAGCGCGCGACACAAGCAAAGATCCCTCAGCCTGGGCACACAGGGCTCGGCAGCGACTGCGGCCTCGGGCCTACCTTGGTGGTGAGGGACGGATAGCTCTTGTTGACCTTGCGGAGGCCGTCCAGCATCTTGGGCAGCTCAGAGGGGTTGACTGGCTCCACAGCAATCTTGATAACAGATGTGGTGTTGAACTTCAAGGGCCGGAAAATCTGAGCCTGAGACCCAAAATGCAGAGCAGTGAGGACACCTGGCCTGAGCAGGCACAGACAGTGCAGAGGTCAGGGAGAAGCTGATGACCTGCTGGGGAGCGGACTATCCCCCCCAACCTGAAGCCAGGGCGCTGCTTGGAGGCAACCTGAAGGGCCATTTATTCCCACATACGTTGGCAGAacaaaaagaggagggaaagaataAAAGGATCCCTTCTAATTCCTAGCATTCAGTACAAGGAGAATCCAGCAGGGGCAGATCTAGAAGGCTGAGCCCACGCTGAGGCCTGGCAGCAGGAAGCAGCAGTGACTCCGGGTTCATCCCCTGTGCGTTCTGCTGCCTGTTGCTCACGTGTGCTGCGGCTCCTTGTGACCCTCTAGCTTAAGCCAATCTAGTTGCCTCTTCCAAAACTCTTACCTCCTCATTGCCTCGGGGTTCAGTTATGGTCGCGGTCTTCACAATTGGTTGATCGACACCTTCAATCAGAACCCAGTTGCCAGCAGGAACACGGTTCACTTCAATGTGGTACCTGGAGCAGCAGCCAATAAGCAGCAATGGAACTTGGGCAGAGTATTCATTCCataaaaatttactgagcacctgctctgtgccaggcactgagccagGAGCAGGGTGAGCAAAACAGATACATTCTAGCAGGGGAGGGATGCAATGAACAATCAATCATATAGCCACACATATATGTGGTTACAAACTGATGCATgccatgaaagaaaaatgcaaggtATAACATGAGGACAAAACAGGCAAATCTCATTCCAGTTAGATGTTGGTAGTAAGCAAACCACTGCCCAAGGGGTAGAATGTAAGGAGATGCCAAAAGCACCACAAAAGATACTGCAACTCTCCTagctctttaattttcttctgccttctaGAGAATGGGGTGAATTTGGAGGGAAAAGGGGCTGTTGGCAAGGTGCAGCAGCCACCCTAGGAACAGGACAGCCTCGGTTCGGCTTTCTAGCTAAAACGCCAAACTGATGAACTGACAAGCAGCCCAGAGACCCAAGCGAAGTTTAATTCTGCAGACTGGGGTGCTACAAGGGATCCAGCAAAGTCTTTATCTTAGTCAAAAAATAGTCAGTGGAGTTCgggaaataatttcttttgggAAGAAACATAAAGGTTACGATTTAAAGaacacagaagaggaagagaagattaAGATGAGTGAACATGGAAATCCTGCTACAAGAGTTTATACAAACCATTCAAAAGGCAAAGGCAGGGCTCTTGGCATTATCCCAACAGTAGCTGCCTTGTGACCCTAGCAACCTTGGATAGTAAGAACCAGAAGTCAACAGATCTGCTGAAGGAGTGGACTTCATCTTACCCCCATCACAGGGAGCCAGGCAGCTACTGTGTTTCCAAGGAGGACCACCCCTTTCAGCTCGCTGGGGCAGTTCCAGTGCAGAGGCCCAGGCATGCCCCTAGGGGCTCTGGTTGGCAGTACCTGGCCACGGAGATCCAAAGGCGGCCCACGGTGCATATCTGGGAGTCTTCCTCATCCTCCAGGGTGTAGTTCTCCCCCAGTACCTTCACAGGTTGCCCAGCATGGATGGTGCCACTTAGCACTCGGCCAAAGGCATGAAACTGAACTCCATCATCTGTGCTGTACATCTTGGTAGTATGGCACATCAGGGGACCCTGGAGGTGGGGACAGAGTGTAGCCTCAACCACACAGACTCTCTGGGTAAGCACCATCGTCTCCACCTTCCTTGTTAGGAATGACATGAGCTCCACGAGAAGGCAGCCCAGACTGAGAAGAAGATGTGGCAATCTCCTGGGAAAATTCCAACCAAGGCCCACCCCCTGCTTAGTTAATAGATGTCACAGGCATagcaaaaaaaatcttcctttttcttggggTGGGATGAGGGCACTGGGAAAGAGAGGCAGGTTTAGGATGGTAGAATGGCACTTTTAACTTGCAAGATTATAAGACTAACTTGCCCCAAATTTCCTCCAAAGAAGTAACTCACAATTCTCGACTGGCTGTAACGTTTATGCCAAGAAACTAGATTGCCTAAGGAATGACGgggacagatttttttaaaagccaggactgggactttcctggcggtccagtggttaagactctgcacttccacttcagggggcacgggttcgatccctggtcagggaactaagatcccgcatgctgtgcggcaatcaatcgatcaatcaaaaattaagggggcttccctggtggcgcagtggttgagaatctgcctgccaatgcagggtacacgggttcacgccctggtccgggaagatcccacatgccgcagagcaactaggcccgtgagccacaactactgagcctgcgcgtctggagcctgtgctccgcaacaagagaggccgtgacagtgagaggcccgcgcaccgcgatgaagagtggcccccgctcaccgcaactagagaaagccctcgcatagaaacgaagacccaacacagccaaaaataaataaataaattaataataataataaaaaattaaaagccaggACTGACAAGATTAGTTGTCATTCGTTGAATCTTTACTACCTGTCAGGCACCATGCTAAACACAACCGTGACACTTGCTTAATCTTACTTACTTCTCATAACTACCACATACAAATTATTATCATCACTTTATAGACCAAGACCCTTAGACTCAGAAAGCCTAAACAATGTTCTCAAGATCACACCAGCAGTAGTGGTAACATCGGGCTTTGAATTCAGGTCATTCTGACTACGCCCATTGGGAGGGCCATGTAAGGACGGAAAAGAAGGCATTACTCCTGTGACTGGAAAACAGTATTCCCCATACAGTAGGGGACGGAAATCAGAGAACCGGGGGGCCACGTTCCCTTACATCAGGGTCACAGTCGCTCATGGCCTCGCCGAGGTCGGAATCCACGCCTCCGGTGTAGGTGTGCTCGATCTTGGGCTTGGCGCCCGCCTTTGGAGACGGGATGTGCTGCACACACATGTCCACAAAGCCTGCGGAGGGAGCAGAGAAGCCACTACTATACGCTCTcatgggggaagggagtggggagctCTGATCCACTCATGATGGCCAGAAAACTAACAGTGAGGGGACTGCTTTTCAGCTCGAAAAGCTATGGTCCTATGATTCTAGGCAGAAGTGATACCCTGTTGCCTGGGCATACGCTGCTAAAAGATTTGGAATCACACTGATGCCAGGGAAGAGCAAGAAGAAGGTCTAAGTGGTTCCTTGGAACTCAGCTGACAAAAACTTTAATGTATCTATATCAGTCCATGACCTTTTACTGAATATaagcacttactgagc is a window encoding:
- the HIGD1B gene encoding HIG1 domain family member 1B, with protein sequence MSANKGSWAPPEGEDSMSQKFLRKTRESLLVPIGLGGCVVVAACRIYRLKARGSTKMSTHLIHTRVAAQACAVGAIMLGAVYTMYRDYIKRTAQYAGEK
- the EFTUD2 gene encoding 116 kDa U5 small nuclear ribonucleoprotein component, producing MDTDLYDEFGNYIGPELDSDEDDDELGRETKDLDEVDDDDDDDELGDHDEDHPGMEVVLHEDKKYYPTAEEVYGPEVETIVQEEDTQPLTEPIIKPVKTKKFTLMEQTLPVTVYEMDFLADLMDNSELIRNVTLCGHLHHGKTCFVDCLIEQTHPEIRKRYDQDLCYTDILFTEQERGVGIKSTPVTVVLPDTKGKSYLFNIMDTPGHVNFSDEVTAGLRISDGVVLFIDAAEGVMLNTERLIKHAVQERLAVTVCINKIDRLILELKLPPTDAYYKLRHIVDEVNGLISMYSTDENLILSPLLGNVCFSSSQYSICFTLGSFAKIYADTFGDINYQEFAKRLWGDIYFNPKTRKFTKKAPTSSSQRSFVEFILEPLYKILAQVVGDVDTSLPRTLDELGIHLTKEELKLNIRPLLRLVCKKFFGEFTGFVDMCVQHIPSPKAGAKPKIEHTYTGGVDSDLGEAMSDCDPDGPLMCHTTKMYSTDDGVQFHAFGRVLSGTIHAGQPVKVLGENYTLEDEEDSQICTVGRLWISVARYHIEVNRVPAGNWVLIEGVDQPIVKTATITEPRGNEEAQIFRPLKFNTTSVIKIAVEPVNPSELPKMLDGLRKVNKSYPSLTTKVEESGEHVILGTGELYLDCVMHDLRKMYSEIDIKVADPVVTFCETVVETSSLKCFAETPNKKNKITMIAEPLEKGLAEDIENEVVQITWNRKKLGEFFQTKYDWDLLAARSIWAFGPDATGPNILVDDTLPSEVDKALLGSVKDSIVQGFQWGTREGPLCDELIRNVKFKILDAVVAQEPLHRGGGQIIPTARRVVYSAFLMATPRLMEPYYFVEVQAPADCVSAVYTVLARRRGHVTQDAPIPGSPLYTIKAFIPAIDSFGFETDLRTHTQGQAFSLSVFHHWQIVPGDPLDKSIVIRPLEPQPAPHLAREFMIKTRRRKGLSEDVSISKFFDDPMLLELAKQDVVLNYPM